The proteins below come from a single Mugil cephalus isolate CIBA_MC_2020 chromosome 7, CIBA_Mcephalus_1.1, whole genome shotgun sequence genomic window:
- the col15a1b gene encoding collagen, type XV, alpha 1b isoform X1, producing the protein MRAMQISLILLFLLSSPIQAQWWSLLWANPKTETYSSPSSGTPTITSGFITLLGPSDPPRTATEWVGNEDGVMEKTVEGTPSEGSVVASTLPSSIVSVSAQSAVGPEALPPEKNTVRGSIIKSQYKLLKHWKSERGSGSHLDLTELIGVPLPPSVSFTPGYEGFPAYNFEPEANIGRLTKTFVPASFYRDFSIIVTVRPASQRGGVLFAITDAHQKVVELGLALTPVRGGLQSILLYYTDREQASHSHKAAAFSVPDMTDQWTRFTVVVEHDEVRLYMDCGEAERTSFHRRPERLTFSRNSGIFVANAGSTGLDRFVGSIQQLVIKDDPRAAEEQCEDDDPYASGYASGDDALDDRETEEETMKNEQRRRPSTAEREDSVPVRAPPTHDPEVELEEYSGHMTPTVATKELLTREPHRTEEPGERPPDDHVRPGSKGERGDPGPPGPPGPQGDPAVHGDTKPGPIGPQGPPGTPGFPGVPGIEGQKGSKGDKGDMGLRGPQGFPGLNGEAGVKGEKGEPGVGLPGAPGSPGLPGPPGPPRSRSVPYGPDALGSGFEDLDSDAELVRGPPGPPGPPGPPGPPGPHLAQTDTSGEHSATYAGPPGVPGRDGLPGKNGVPMFEDWFSGSGSEGSGLSSELSSVLSSDLGSDFGSGFSSGSGSGLDFGSAWGSGEGPAGKDGTPGLPGTVGQKGDQGMPGPPGPKGECGSGGTAGSPGPRGPNGQPGKRGPPGPPGPPGPSGTSGTKFFVEDMEGSGKRDMLIETGVRGPQGIPGLPGPPGPRGEDGVPGISVKGEPGEPGSSGSQGPAGMPGTRGPKGDKGSPGLKGDQGADGLSIPGPPGPPGPPGPPINIQDFLNATNGILNLTEIRGPPGPMGPEGLPGRAGFPGPRGPKGEIGSTGIQGSAGLKGEKGEPGVTIAADGSLLSAPRGPQGPKGIKGDRGYPGPAGLMGPIGPSGEKGECGIPGRPGRPGLLGKKGDKGDSVGVVGPPGPPGPPGLPGRILGLNGTVFPVRPRPHCKNGRESPRRRDTVGPKGEKGDEGLPGEPGTPAPGFPDAIVGARGDQGYKGEKGEKGDAGLPGPPGLPGRSGLVGPKGESIVGPQGPVGSPGQPGAPGFGRPGPRGPPGPAGPPGLSAYETTIPGPPGPPGPPGPANLVITYKTFNALTRDSQRAAEGTLAYVSDRGGELYIRARNGWRKIQLGELIHPGPSSSESSQSLSRPGDRSRPHRTNSQELQDGSRAYQPSYNVLPQTFNGVPGLHLVALNAPLRGDMRGIRGADFQCYQQARAMGLTATYRAFLSSHLQDLATIVRKTDRNDMPVVNLRGEVLFSSWMSIFSGNGGTYDPSIPIYSFDGRNVMTDSTWPDKLVWHGSSVVGSRLTSNYCEAWRTADMAVTGQAAMLQTGRMLGQHARSCSSHYIVLCIENTYVGDRHQRRP; encoded by the exons atgAGAGCCATGCAGATCTCTcttatcctcctcttcctcctctcctctcccataCAAGCCCAATGGTGGAGTTTGTTGTGGGCAAACCCAAAAACCGAAACCTACAGCTCTCCGTCCTCCGGTACTCCTACCATCACCTCTGGGTTTATTACCCTCTTGGGCCCTTCTGACCCCCCACGGACAGCAACAGAGTGGGTGGGAAATGAGGACGGGGTGATGGAGAAAACTGTGGAGGGTACTCCATCAGAGGGGTCTGTGGTGGCCTCTACTCTACCCAGCTCAATAGTATCAGTCTCTGCCCAAAGCGCTGTTGGACCTGAGGCATTACCTCCAGAGAAGAATACAGTCAGAGGCAGCATAATTAAGTCCCAGTACAAACTTCTAAAACACTGGAAAAGTG AACGCGGCTCAGGAAGTCATCTGGACCTGACAGAGTTAATTGGCGTCCCACTCCCTCCCTCGGTCTCCTTCACTCCTGGCTATGAGGGTTTTCCAGCCTACAACTTTGAACCCGAGGCCAACATCGGCAGACTCACCAAAACCTTTGTGCCAGCGTCGTTCTACCGGGACTTTTCTATCATTGTCACG GTGCGTCCAGCcagccagagaggaggagtTCTCTTTGCCATCACAGACGCCCATCAGAAGGTGGTGGAACTGGGTTTGGCCCTCACTCCAGTGCGTGGGGGGCTCCAGAGCATCTTACTGTATTACACTGACAGAGAACAGGCTTCTCACAGCCACAAAGCTGCTGCCTTTAGTGTCCCAGACATGACTGACCAGTGGACACGGTTCACG GTGGTGGTGGAACATGACGAGGTGCGTCTCTACATGGACTGCGGAGAGGCCGAGAGGACCAGCTTTCATCGGAGGCCAGAGAGACTCACCTTCTCACGCAACTCTGGCATTTTTGTAGCCAATGCAGGAAGCACAGGGCTCGACAGGTTTGTG gGTTCTATTCAGCAGCTGGTCATAAAAGATGATCCCAGAGCAGCTGAGGAGCAGTGTGAAGACGACGATCCTTAT GCCTCAGGATACGCCAGTGGAGATGATGCTCTGGATGACAGAGAGACTGAGGAAGAAACAATGAAGAATGAACAGAGGAGAAGACCTAGCACAGCAGAG AGAGAGGACAGTGTTCCTGTTAGAGCTCCACCCACTCACGATCCAGAGGTGGAGCTTGAGGAGTAttctggtcacatgactccaACAGTTGCCACTAAAGAACTTCTAACAAGAG AACCACATCGAACAGAGGAGCCAGGAGAGCGACCACCAGAT GATCATGTCAGACCTGGGTCAAAAGGAGAGCGTGGTGATCCCGGGCCGCCTGGACCACCTGGCCCCCAAGGTGACCCAGCTGTACATGGGGATACCAAGCCGGGACCAATTGGACCACAAGGACCACCAGGAACCCCTGGATTCCCTGGAGTACCAGGGATAGAGGGACAGAAG GGAAGCAAGGGAGATAAAGGAGACATG GGTCTGAGAGGTCCTCAGGGATTTCCAGGTTTGAACGGGGAAGCTGGTGTTAAAGGAGAAAAG GGAGAACCAGGAGTTGGTTTACCAGGCGCCCCAGGCTCCCCAGGCCTTCCCGGCCCCCCGGGTCCTCCCAGATCACGCAGTGTTCCT TATGGACCAGATGCCCTGGGTTCTGGCTTTGAAGACCTGGACAGTGATGCTGAACTCGTCAGG GGACCTCCTGGTCCTCCAGGGCCTCCAGGGCCTCCTGGTCCACCTGGACCTCACCTGGCACAAACTGACACCAGTGGAGAACACTCAGCTACGTATGCTGGACCACCTGGTGTGCCTGGCAGAGATGGACTTCCAGGGAAAAATGGAGTACCA ATGTTTGAGGATTGGTTTAGTGGTTCTGGGTCTGAAGGTTCAGGTTTGAGCTCAGAGTTATCCTCTGTCCTCAGCTCAGACCTCGGCTCAGACTTCGGCTCTGGTTTCAGTTCTGGTTCAGGCTCTGGGCTTGACTTCGGGTCTGCTTGGGGTTCAGGCGAG GGTCCAGCAGGAAAAGATGGGACTCCAGGTCTACCGGGAACTGTGGGACAGAAG GGGGACCAAGGGATGCCTGGACCACCTGGACCAAAG GGGGAATGTGGCTCTGGGGGTACAGCAGGATCCCCAGGACCACGTGGGCCTAATGGTCAACCAGGAAAGAGAGGCCCACCCGGTCCCCCAGGTCCCCCGGGACCCTCTGGAACTTCGGGAACCAAGTTCTTTGTAGAG GATATGGAAGGATCTGGAAAAAGGGACATGCTTATTGAAACTGGAGTCAGAGGCCCACAG GGAATCCCTGGCCTACCCGGCCCTCCTGGACCACGG gGTGAGGATGGAGTCCCTGGAATCTCTGTCAAG GGTGAACCAGGGGAGCCAGGATCATCAGGTTCACAGGGTCCTGCCGGAATGCCAGGTACCAGG GGGCCCAAAGGAGATAAAGGCAGTCCAGGACTCAAG GGTGATCAAGGTGCCGATGGTCTCAGTATACCAGGACCACCCGGACCTCCTGGGCCTCCAGGACCTCCCATTAACATACAAGAT TTCCTCAATGCCACAAATGGTATCCTCAACTTGACAGAGATCCGAGGACCACCTGGGCCCATG GGCCCTGAAGGCTTGCCTGGCAGAGCTGGATTTCCA GGCCCCAGGGGACCGAAGGGAGAAATAGGCTCTACAGGCATCCAAGGGTCAGCAGGGCTTAAG ggagaaaagggagaaccAGGGGTGACTATTGCTGCAGATGGATCTCTCTTGTCAGCACCCAGAGGCCCTCAGGGGCCAAAAGGCATAAAG GGCGACCGTGGCTACCCCGGACCTGCTGGACTTATG GGCCCAATAGGACCTTCTGGAGAAAAGGGAGAGTGTGGCATCCCAGGACGTCCA GGGAGACCTGGTTTGCTTGGGAAGAAAGGTGACAAAGGAGATTCTGTTGGCGTAGTG ggACCTCCAGGTCCTCCCGGTCCCCCTGGCCTTCCAGGGAGAATCCTCGGACTGAACGGA ACGGTGTTCCCTGTGCGCCCCAGACCGCACTGCAAAAATGGACGA GAGTCACCGAGAAGGAGAGATACAGTTGGACctaaaggagaaaaaggagatgaaggatTACCTGGTGAGCCAGGGACACCTG CACCAGGATTTCCAGATGCAATAGTG GGTGCTAGAGGTGATCAAGGATACAAAGGTGAGAAGGGAGAAAAGGGTGACGCAGGCCTGCCTGGCCCTCCAGGACTGCCAGGGAGATCAGGACTGGTG GGACCAAAGGGTGAGTCCATTGTTGGCCCCCAGGGTCCTGTTGGTTCTCCTGGCCAGCCTGGAGCTCCTGGGTTTGGACGACCTGGACCTCGTGGGCCCCCCGGCCCTGCTGGACCTCCGGGACTATCTGCATATGAAACAA CTAttcctggtcctcctggtcctccgGGTCCACCAGGCCCTGCCAACCTG GTGATCACCTACAAGACATTTAACGCTCTCACCAGAGACTCACAGCGCGCTGCAGAAGGAACCTTGGCCTATGTGTCTGACAGAGGAGGGGAGCTGTACATCAGAGCACGCAACGGCTGGCGCAAGATCCAg CTCGGAGAGTTGATCCATCCTGGACCGTCCTCATCGGAGTCCTCTCAGTCCCTCAGCAGACCCGGAGACAGGAGTAGACCGCACAGGACCAATAGCCAG gagctgcaggacgGCAGTAGAGCCTACCAGCCCAGCTATAACGTGCTACCACAGACCTTCAACGGCGTACCTGGG CTCCACCTGGTGGCCCTGAACGCCCCACTCAGAGGAGACATGCGTGGCATCCGTGGAGCAGACTTCCAGTGCTACCAACAGGCCCGTGCCATGGGGCTCACAGCTACATACAGGGCCTTCCTGTCCTCACACCTCCAGGACCTGGCAACAATTGTGAGGAAGACCGACCGCAACGACATGCCCGTGGTTAACCTGAGG GGTGAGGTGCTGTTCAGCAGCTGGATGTCCATCTTCTCTGGGAACGGAGGCACATACGACCCATCCATACCCATCTACTCCTTTGACGGACGGAACGTGATGACAGACTCAACTTG GCCAGACAAGTTGGTGTGGCACGGCTCCAGCGTCGTGGGCAGCCGCCTGACCTCTAACTACTGCGAGGCGTGGAGGACGGCTGACATGGCGGTGACGGGCCAGGCCGCCATGCTGCAGACGGGGCGAATGTTAGGACAGCACGCCCGCTCCTGCTCCAGCCACTACATAGTGCTGTGCATAGAGAACACATACGTGGGAGACAGGCATCAGAGGAGGCCCTGA
- the col15a1b gene encoding collagen, type XV, alpha 1b isoform X6: MFQGWSLALHLIVLCWLAAALQVIEERGSGSHLDLTELIGVPLPPSVSFTPGYEGFPAYNFEPEANIGRLTKTFVPASFYRDFSIIVTVRPASQRGGVLFAITDAHQKVVELGLALTPVRGGLQSILLYYTDREQASHSHKAAAFSVPDMTDQWTRFTVVVEHDEVRLYMDCGEAERTSFHRRPERLTFSRNSGIFVANAGSTGLDRFVGSIQQLVIKDDPRAAEEQCEDDDPYASGYASGDDALDDRETEEETMKNEQRRRPSTAEREDSVPVRAPPTHDPEVELEEYSGHMTPTVATKELLTREPHRTEEPGERPPDDHVRPGSKGERGDPGPPGPPGPQGDPAVHGDTKPGPIGPQGPPGTPGFPGVPGIEGQKGSKGDKGDMGLRGPQGFPGLNGEAGVKGEKGEPGVGLPGAPGSPGLPGPPGPPRSRSVPYGPDALGSGFEDLDSDAELVRGPPGPPGPPGPPGPPGPHLAQTDTSGEHSATYAGPPGVPGRDGLPGKNGVPMFEDWFSGSGSEGSGLSSELSSVLSSDLGSDFGSGFSSGSGSGLDFGSAWGSGEGPAGKDGTPGLPGTVGQKGDQGMPGPPGPKGECGSGGTAGSPGPRGPNGQPGKRGPPGPPGPPGPSGTSGTKFFVEDMEGSGKRDMLIETGVRGPQGIPGLPGPPGPRGEDGVPGISVKGEPGEPGSSGSQGPAGMPGTRGPKGDKGSPGLKGDQGADGLSIPGPPGPPGPPGPPINIQDFLNATNGILNLTEIRGPPGPMGPEGLPGRAGFPGPRGPKGEIGSTGIQGSAGLKGEKGEPGVTIAADGSLLSAPRGPQGPKGIKGDRGYPGPAGLMGPIGPSGEKGECGIPGRPGRPGLLGKKGDKGDSVGVVGPPGPPGPPGLPGRILGLNGTVFPVRPRPHCKNGRESPRRRDTVGPKGEKGDEGLPGEPGTPAPGFPDAIVGARGDQGYKGEKGEKGDAGLPGPPGLPGRSGLVGPKGESIVGPQGPVGSPGQPGAPGFGRPGPRGPPGPAGPPGLSAYETTIPGPPGPPGPPGPANLVITYKTFNALTRDSQRAAEGTLAYVSDRGGELYIRARNGWRKIQLGELIHPGPSSSESSQSLSRPGDRSRPHRTNSQELQDGSRAYQPSYNVLPQTFNGVPGLHLVALNAPLRGDMRGIRGADFQCYQQARAMGLTATYRAFLSSHLQDLATIVRKTDRNDMPVVNLRGEVLFSSWMSIFSGNGGTYDPSIPIYSFDGRNVMTDSTWPDKLVWHGSSVVGSRLTSNYCEAWRTADMAVTGQAAMLQTGRMLGQHARSCSSHYIVLCIENTYVGDRHQRRP, translated from the exons AACGCGGCTCAGGAAGTCATCTGGACCTGACAGAGTTAATTGGCGTCCCACTCCCTCCCTCGGTCTCCTTCACTCCTGGCTATGAGGGTTTTCCAGCCTACAACTTTGAACCCGAGGCCAACATCGGCAGACTCACCAAAACCTTTGTGCCAGCGTCGTTCTACCGGGACTTTTCTATCATTGTCACG GTGCGTCCAGCcagccagagaggaggagtTCTCTTTGCCATCACAGACGCCCATCAGAAGGTGGTGGAACTGGGTTTGGCCCTCACTCCAGTGCGTGGGGGGCTCCAGAGCATCTTACTGTATTACACTGACAGAGAACAGGCTTCTCACAGCCACAAAGCTGCTGCCTTTAGTGTCCCAGACATGACTGACCAGTGGACACGGTTCACG GTGGTGGTGGAACATGACGAGGTGCGTCTCTACATGGACTGCGGAGAGGCCGAGAGGACCAGCTTTCATCGGAGGCCAGAGAGACTCACCTTCTCACGCAACTCTGGCATTTTTGTAGCCAATGCAGGAAGCACAGGGCTCGACAGGTTTGTG gGTTCTATTCAGCAGCTGGTCATAAAAGATGATCCCAGAGCAGCTGAGGAGCAGTGTGAAGACGACGATCCTTAT GCCTCAGGATACGCCAGTGGAGATGATGCTCTGGATGACAGAGAGACTGAGGAAGAAACAATGAAGAATGAACAGAGGAGAAGACCTAGCACAGCAGAG AGAGAGGACAGTGTTCCTGTTAGAGCTCCACCCACTCACGATCCAGAGGTGGAGCTTGAGGAGTAttctggtcacatgactccaACAGTTGCCACTAAAGAACTTCTAACAAGAG AACCACATCGAACAGAGGAGCCAGGAGAGCGACCACCAGAT GATCATGTCAGACCTGGGTCAAAAGGAGAGCGTGGTGATCCCGGGCCGCCTGGACCACCTGGCCCCCAAGGTGACCCAGCTGTACATGGGGATACCAAGCCGGGACCAATTGGACCACAAGGACCACCAGGAACCCCTGGATTCCCTGGAGTACCAGGGATAGAGGGACAGAAG GGAAGCAAGGGAGATAAAGGAGACATG GGTCTGAGAGGTCCTCAGGGATTTCCAGGTTTGAACGGGGAAGCTGGTGTTAAAGGAGAAAAG GGAGAACCAGGAGTTGGTTTACCAGGCGCCCCAGGCTCCCCAGGCCTTCCCGGCCCCCCGGGTCCTCCCAGATCACGCAGTGTTCCT TATGGACCAGATGCCCTGGGTTCTGGCTTTGAAGACCTGGACAGTGATGCTGAACTCGTCAGG GGACCTCCTGGTCCTCCAGGGCCTCCAGGGCCTCCTGGTCCACCTGGACCTCACCTGGCACAAACTGACACCAGTGGAGAACACTCAGCTACGTATGCTGGACCACCTGGTGTGCCTGGCAGAGATGGACTTCCAGGGAAAAATGGAGTACCA ATGTTTGAGGATTGGTTTAGTGGTTCTGGGTCTGAAGGTTCAGGTTTGAGCTCAGAGTTATCCTCTGTCCTCAGCTCAGACCTCGGCTCAGACTTCGGCTCTGGTTTCAGTTCTGGTTCAGGCTCTGGGCTTGACTTCGGGTCTGCTTGGGGTTCAGGCGAG GGTCCAGCAGGAAAAGATGGGACTCCAGGTCTACCGGGAACTGTGGGACAGAAG GGGGACCAAGGGATGCCTGGACCACCTGGACCAAAG GGGGAATGTGGCTCTGGGGGTACAGCAGGATCCCCAGGACCACGTGGGCCTAATGGTCAACCAGGAAAGAGAGGCCCACCCGGTCCCCCAGGTCCCCCGGGACCCTCTGGAACTTCGGGAACCAAGTTCTTTGTAGAG GATATGGAAGGATCTGGAAAAAGGGACATGCTTATTGAAACTGGAGTCAGAGGCCCACAG GGAATCCCTGGCCTACCCGGCCCTCCTGGACCACGG gGTGAGGATGGAGTCCCTGGAATCTCTGTCAAG GGTGAACCAGGGGAGCCAGGATCATCAGGTTCACAGGGTCCTGCCGGAATGCCAGGTACCAGG GGGCCCAAAGGAGATAAAGGCAGTCCAGGACTCAAG GGTGATCAAGGTGCCGATGGTCTCAGTATACCAGGACCACCCGGACCTCCTGGGCCTCCAGGACCTCCCATTAACATACAAGAT TTCCTCAATGCCACAAATGGTATCCTCAACTTGACAGAGATCCGAGGACCACCTGGGCCCATG GGCCCTGAAGGCTTGCCTGGCAGAGCTGGATTTCCA GGCCCCAGGGGACCGAAGGGAGAAATAGGCTCTACAGGCATCCAAGGGTCAGCAGGGCTTAAG ggagaaaagggagaaccAGGGGTGACTATTGCTGCAGATGGATCTCTCTTGTCAGCACCCAGAGGCCCTCAGGGGCCAAAAGGCATAAAG GGCGACCGTGGCTACCCCGGACCTGCTGGACTTATG GGCCCAATAGGACCTTCTGGAGAAAAGGGAGAGTGTGGCATCCCAGGACGTCCA GGGAGACCTGGTTTGCTTGGGAAGAAAGGTGACAAAGGAGATTCTGTTGGCGTAGTG ggACCTCCAGGTCCTCCCGGTCCCCCTGGCCTTCCAGGGAGAATCCTCGGACTGAACGGA ACGGTGTTCCCTGTGCGCCCCAGACCGCACTGCAAAAATGGACGA GAGTCACCGAGAAGGAGAGATACAGTTGGACctaaaggagaaaaaggagatgaaggatTACCTGGTGAGCCAGGGACACCTG CACCAGGATTTCCAGATGCAATAGTG GGTGCTAGAGGTGATCAAGGATACAAAGGTGAGAAGGGAGAAAAGGGTGACGCAGGCCTGCCTGGCCCTCCAGGACTGCCAGGGAGATCAGGACTGGTG GGACCAAAGGGTGAGTCCATTGTTGGCCCCCAGGGTCCTGTTGGTTCTCCTGGCCAGCCTGGAGCTCCTGGGTTTGGACGACCTGGACCTCGTGGGCCCCCCGGCCCTGCTGGACCTCCGGGACTATCTGCATATGAAACAA CTAttcctggtcctcctggtcctccgGGTCCACCAGGCCCTGCCAACCTG GTGATCACCTACAAGACATTTAACGCTCTCACCAGAGACTCACAGCGCGCTGCAGAAGGAACCTTGGCCTATGTGTCTGACAGAGGAGGGGAGCTGTACATCAGAGCACGCAACGGCTGGCGCAAGATCCAg CTCGGAGAGTTGATCCATCCTGGACCGTCCTCATCGGAGTCCTCTCAGTCCCTCAGCAGACCCGGAGACAGGAGTAGACCGCACAGGACCAATAGCCAG gagctgcaggacgGCAGTAGAGCCTACCAGCCCAGCTATAACGTGCTACCACAGACCTTCAACGGCGTACCTGGG CTCCACCTGGTGGCCCTGAACGCCCCACTCAGAGGAGACATGCGTGGCATCCGTGGAGCAGACTTCCAGTGCTACCAACAGGCCCGTGCCATGGGGCTCACAGCTACATACAGGGCCTTCCTGTCCTCACACCTCCAGGACCTGGCAACAATTGTGAGGAAGACCGACCGCAACGACATGCCCGTGGTTAACCTGAGG GGTGAGGTGCTGTTCAGCAGCTGGATGTCCATCTTCTCTGGGAACGGAGGCACATACGACCCATCCATACCCATCTACTCCTTTGACGGACGGAACGTGATGACAGACTCAACTTG GCCAGACAAGTTGGTGTGGCACGGCTCCAGCGTCGTGGGCAGCCGCCTGACCTCTAACTACTGCGAGGCGTGGAGGACGGCTGACATGGCGGTGACGGGCCAGGCCGCCATGCTGCAGACGGGGCGAATGTTAGGACAGCACGCCCGCTCCTGCTCCAGCCACTACATAGTGCTGTGCATAGAGAACACATACGTGGGAGACAGGCATCAGAGGAGGCCCTGA